The Alteribacter populi genomic sequence AACCGCAATTACTGCCGTAAAAAATAAGCCCCATATCCACCGCTTTTCTGTGCGATCATTTCGCCATCGTTCGTCGTTTTCGACAAGACGGTGTTCGTGCGAATCCAGACGCCCATGGGCGCTATTAGCGGACTCCTTTGCGTCCTCTGCCGTTTTTTGTATTTCGGATAGTCGGTCGACCTTCGTGTCGAGTCGCGCGATTGATTCTCGGACATCCATCGCCATACGGAGAAGCTCTTTCGTTTCGTCGAGATTATCGGACATTTCGTGTGTCACCGCCCCTTTTTCGGACATAAAAAATACGCCCTATTCGGCGGACGTTTCGGATTGGCTTTCGTTTTGTGATTCCTGTAATTCGCGAATGATTGCGTCTTTTGCGGCAGATTCGTAAGTAAGTTGCTGGATTCTCCCTAGCAAAGAATCAATTATCTTCTGATTGTCCGGTTGTATCTGGTTCATCCTCTGATCCCTCCAATATTTCTATTCGATCTTTTAAATCTAATATAATGTCATCTTGTTCTTGGATAGCTTTTACTGCGTATCCTAAGAGTTTATAAATGATAATCGCTTTTTGATCCTTCGTGGCGACCTCGGGGCTAAACTCACTAATCAACCCAACTTGCTCATTATCGTATACCCCATTGTCTACGTCTTGTTGAAGAAAGTATTTAACGACTTCTAATTTATTTATTACGTACCGTCCGTCATCCTCCAAAGGCTCTATGTTTGTTTTGTACTGCAAACTCGACCCGTTGCGGTATTCGCTTGCTCGGATAGGGTAATAGGTTGTATCACCGTCATTCCGAAGTAGTTTGTTCGTAACTCGTACCTCTCCATTATCTGTTCCACTTACGCCAAGATAAAGGTTAGTGTGCCCTGTCATAATTCCGGACGCCTCTATCGGCCTGTATGATGTGCTATCACCATTGTAGCCCGACATGCTCGTTACGCGTAATCGGTGGTCAACGTGTACATATGCGCTACTAACCTTTGCTTCCAGTGCGCCGAATAATTTATTCGCCCATAGACTACCGCTACCCTTATCGCCGTTTCCGTTTGTAACCCATAGCATGGGTTCGCCAACCGACGTTTTTTGGAATCGTAAGCCCGATCCGTAATTCGTGTTAGGGCTACCGTATTGTATCCACCCGTCAGTATCGCTAGGGCCGTCATTATCCTTTACATTAAAACGGAAATGGTTATTTCCAGAACGACTATCGTCTCTCGGCATGAGTGTAATTGTGCCCCGACTTGCCATAATCTCAACGTTACGGTCCGAGTCTAGGATAATATCACGGGTCATTGTCCGCAATCCGATTGTCCCGCGGTTGGAGAATAACGTCAGTCCACGTACATCGGGGTTGTACATATGCGAGAAAAACTCGATAACACCCGAGCCGTGGAACTCCGCGTTGTCGCTTTCATCGTCATATCCTCGAAGAAATGTTGATATACCAAAGTCCGAGAAATAAAGACGTTTATCTTCGTTAAAATTTTCTACTCGCATACGTCCATTCCGAAATTGGAACGCAACATCGTGTGTTTTCGTTTCGCCGAACCACGTTCGCGTAAAACTACCGCGCGATTCAATGTCGGCTCCGCTTATACGAGTGTAGTTTTCCGTGTCGCCCCCGTAAATCGTCACGTTATTTGCGTTAATTTGCCCGCCGGTAATAACATCCGCTACCATTCCGTCGCCGGTCATGGCAGTCGTAACCGTTTGCCCACCGTCTTTACTTATCCCGATCCCTTTCGAGTTAAAGATAACGACTTCGTTCGGATTCTCTTTTTCAATCGCAAGAATTCCATTTTCGAATACAAGCTCCGTTTGTGCCGACTGTAGCGCCCGTGTCGCGTTAAGTACGGCATCGTCCAGCACGTTAAATGGTAATTTCGCCTGCCCACCCATAATCCGGTTAACTTGAGTGGACGTGTTCGAGAATCGCGTAAAGTCGTCGATGATGCTCTCGCGGATATTCGACAAAGTAACCTTCGTACTAATCGGCTTAAGGTTCGCGTCGAAAGTTTCGCTTATTTCGACCACTCTCGCCTCTATCGTCAATCCCATCGGCTCATAAACAATATAACCGCGGTCGCCCTCGTTGACTACTTCGTAAAATTGGTTATCCGCGCGCAAGTCCGCAATATCTATCGTAATGGAAAGCTGCGGCTCGTCGATAATCGTCGCTTCTAGCAGATCGAGCATTTCCGACTCGTTCGTAATGTCGCGGTTATATACCGGAGGTGCTTCGTTTTCCTCGCCGATTATGTCAACGTGGGGAGACACGTATGTTACTTCGACCGGGTAAACACCGTCCTCGTCGGGTTCTCCGCCATAACCACGGATAACCGCGGCAAGGTCGTCCGTATCGCGGTATACGTTTATCGCATTAACGTTGTATCCGTAGCGGAATTGGAAGCCGACGTTCGCGCCGATTTCCCTCCGCAATGTGACTAAATTGCCCAGTACGGTAAACTCCGAGCCGTAAATTTCGAGCGCTTGCTTAAACAACGTCAATTTCGATGTGTTGCCGAAGTCCTCGACGCGTTCGGAGCTGTACGAGTCAACGATGTTAAACGTGTACGGCGTGCCTTCGAATATAAACGCAAGAATCGCACTAAACGACTGATTGCCGTTGAGGATGCGGCGCTCGGGGCGTCGTCGCATTGTGTCGAAAAACTCGTGGATAGCTACCGCGTGCTTAACGGACTTGTGACCGGAGTTACCTTCGTTGACGCGTTTAATTACGTAGCGTGCGTTCGAGTATTCGATAGATGATTCTCCGTCGATCATTCCGAAGGCGTGCTCGTTTGATTCATCGGGAATACAAGAAAAGGCTATACTCCGATCACCGTTTACTTTCCGGTTCAGAGTAAAGCCTTTTATATTCGTGAGATTTTCGATATCTCCGTTTAAGTCTGTTATTGTAAGCAGGGTTATCCCTCCTTTCTGCAACTAACTGGTACACCGTTAGTTACCATTTCAACCTGTACTTAACCTTAATGTCCTTTTCCCTTTGGGAAACCAAGTAAAGTGCAAAAAACACAAACACTAGATTATTCGATGCGAGATCACCGCTCGTAAAAGAAAAAAGCACATGAAGAATGTAAGCAAAAAACACCCAGTTCCTTAATCCTTTTAAAAACAACAAAATCGCCAATAGCGTCTGAAAGGACAACAGAAAGAATCCAATCAAACCGAGTTCAAATAAAACTTCAAGGAAGAGATTATGCGGGTATTCTCTCACATACCCATACCCCATACTGCTTGCAACGGTACCCCCACCATGTCCGAAAAGAGTGTTAAAAGTGCCGCTACCGATAAACGCATTCCAAGTCGATTGCATCATTGTTTCACGCATGCCGATTGTCCCAGATTCTAGACTAAATCTCTGGATAAGCGCCGCACTGTTAATTGTGTTCAAAAACATCGCAACCATACTGACCACACCGATTAGAGCCAGCACACTTAATACGGTTCTTTTGTTTATACCACTATTAAACAATCTGTACAGAACAATTATCGGAAGTGTAAAATAAAGAACTGTTTTTGAGCCAGTGAGCAAAGCCGTAATTACAAGCGCAATACTTAAAACGAATACCATTACAGGTCTTTTTTCGAAACGAGGTGCCTGTAAAACCAATAGACCTAAACCGAGAAATCTACTTAACCATACTGGGTTCATTTCTCCGATAGATTGCCGACTAAACCAGTCAGCCTGCAGTCCAGCTAATCCACCATCCGAAAATGTGTTGTACAATACAACCAAGGACGTGGCAAAGCAAGCAAATAAGATAAAGTTTTCAATCAATGTCATTTCATTTTTCTTTAATTTACCTACGATTAGAATCAAGAACGCAGGAAGGAAAGCCAAAAAGACAAACTGCCTCATTTTCCACAATCCATATTCAGATGTGGCAGCAGGCGAATAAAAATAAGACAGCAGAAATACCGAGAGGAACCCAGCCAAAAGTATAATTCCTAAAAGGTTGATCTTGGTTTTAACATATGATTTGCAATAAAAAACAATTAAAAACAAAGCTAAAGAAAGTATTCCATAGGAAATTACCATTCTCCCCTGACCAATGCCAATAATGGACAGGAGTGTAATTGACAATATTCCTATAAAAATAAGCCCAATAACCTTTTGTTCCTTCAAAGAGGAAACAATCGATTTTAGAATACTTGCGATCAAGACGAGATTCAAAGCAATTTGCAATTAACACACACCCTAAACTATATCTAATATTTGAAAATTATATCACACATTTAGGGTGTTTTTTCCTATTTTTATATTTCAATCCACTCAGGTACTTTAATAACCACTATTTTATTTTTTTCGCCGTCCACAACCGTAGTTACAATTTCTCCTTTGCTGTTCGGGCCTGCAACACCTCTAATGCCTCCACTTGGTACAGAAGGGATTTCATGGTCAATGCATACAGGATAATACTTGTCACCGTCTGCTGTACCGTAGACAACACTAGGTAAATAGCGAGCATTATTCAACTGGATAAAACCAAAATAGGCTGCTGAATTGTCGTAGTCTGTACAGCCGAAATGCGCCACAGGCTCAACGTCAAATACTTCTCTTGAAATTGTGTAGGCTATCTCAATTTCAATATTTCTATGGCTGCTTATACTATCTTCTATCCCTCTGTTCCTGTCCCATTTATAAACACTTGTATGCCGGTTGTCACTAAGGAATAATACACAATTCGCTAGTGGGAGAATGGCTGTCCACTGGTTAGGGCACTCGCCCCATTCGTAAACACGACTCCAATTCTTACCCCTGTCGATTGACCAATAGACGTTTGAGTTTATCGTGTCGCCCACCGCAAGCCATATAATATCTTGGTACGGATCATATTTTACGCTGTGAATGTGGTAGTCGTCTCGTGGAGCTTCCTCGAATATTTTTTCGAAGGTATCACCGTGATCTGTACTGATCCAAACTCTGCGCGAATTGTTAGGCAACACTTTAAGTCCATACTCACCCAGTAAAACGAGGTTTTCGTGAATATCAATGCTGTCGATGCCGATGCGACCTACAGGCATTTGTAAAACCAATTCAGGTTCAACGTTCGCCGCATCCTCCATTTTATAAACTTCACCGTTGTTGTATCCTGCCATTACTTTTCCATCATTCAATTTCTTTACCATTGTAGGGTAAGGCGACGAATCATCTTCCCATCGATTAAACAATTCGGTGAAGGTTTGCCCGCCGTCCGTTGTTTTAACAATAACTCTCCGGTAGTATCCGTAAATTGTATCATCTGTAATGTCGGTAGCGAAAAAAGTTCCGCTATCAGGTTGCGGGATGTGAACCTCTTTCTCTGCCTGTAGTGGTTTTGGTCTAAAATGTTTTTGGTGTCTTTTTTCGGAAACTTGAACAGGCTTGTTTGTTGCCACCGCCCGGACGGTTACACTGGAATGCACCTCATGCTGCACGTAAATAGCGTTACATTGGAAGTAACTATACCCGCTAACGTCTACAACGTACTCGCCGATATTATAAATCGCCTCTAGTTCGGTTCCTGTCCATATATTAGTCGCCTTTTTATGGCTCCAATCAGAATTATTGTCTGTCTCGCTTACTCTCGGTTGCAACGTTGCTCTGGTACATTTATCTACTTTCAGAATGACTTTATCGTAATTCCTAACATCAATTCTGGTTCCCGCCCCTACCGTGCGGCGGTCATCGTGTAATTTTGTTTCTGTGTCTAGATATTCGATTCTTCCTTTTACATATCGTGTTTTTACCATTATTCCACCTCCGTGATCCTATAGTGTACCGCCAACGTTACAGCAATATTTGCTGTAGGCTGCGGAGATGGCGGGCTTTGAACCATAAAACGAATGCCGAACGGGAAGCGCTGTTTTTCTCTCAGCTTGAAAATATAACGGTTTTCCTGGTCATCATACACCACAGATTCGATAAAAGGATGTGTGTGTCTGCATTGTCTTAATCTCGGCAAGGTCGATATACTACCCGGTGAAATTGATGTTCTTTCTCGATCTTCGAAAAGCCCATTTCTGTTTCTGAACTGCATTTCGAACTGCAAATTATTGTTGTTAGCATCGACCACTAAACTATCTATAATAATAGACTTGTTTATATCTATCGCCTGATTGTTTCCCGGCTCTAATGTCGTGGCAATAAACGCCAGTTTTTTATTAAACCCGTTCTCAACAATACTCCCAGTTAGTTGTACATCTGTTACCGGCTTGCCTGTACCGTCATCCCTTGCTGATGTTACGATATCGCCATCTGTATTTAAAAAGTTTGGCATGTTATCTCTCCCCTACATGTAAAGTTCGTTGAAGTCAAATGTAATTTTTCCGTACCCCTCAATAGAGGCAGAAAAGACGTTCTCGCCCGGCGCTAATGAAATCAATTCACGATTGGTTGACCCAACCACGCTTAACCCATTACGCATCGACCGCACGCCTTTTAATATGATTGTGTCGCCATCGTTTAGCGCACCTTCGTATTTCCACGTATCGCCTGTTGTCTCGTTTTGTATTGTCACTTTATCGCCTTGCGCCCCCTCTACACCCACCGTTATTTTTAGTAGGTGGTCGAGGTTGCGGGGATCAAGTGTAATGTTGCCGTGATTCCAGACAGAGAATTCAACGGGCGAAGCATCGAAAGTAGAATACCCGTTGAAATCCTCACCGCCCAAATCTACAGAACCGCCGGACTTAACGAGGATAGGCGTTTGTATGTCGTATTCTTCTAACGTTGGATCGATTAATTCCGCAAATGGATTGTTTGAGATGAAAGGGATTGTAAACTCTCCGGTACTGCCTACGCGACTAGGCGTAAACGTCGAATCTGCCTCGACTGTCCACCGCTTTTCCGGCTCCTCGTCCGCGATAATATGATACGGTTCCAGCCTGAACAAAGCGTCGTAAATACGTTGTCTTGCCGTGCTGTAGCTCGACGCGTCACCTACGTAAAACTCGCAAACTGCCATTATCTGCCGCGGACCATAGTCGCGTCCCATACGGATAGCGCCGTGCCTGCCCGGTATTACCTCCGTATAATCAACCGGATTCGGCGCGCTTACCCGGAAACTACGCACAAGCACGGAGAGGTCGCACGCCATGTCGATTTCCGTGCCGTCCGCGTACACTATCTTAAAATTCGAGTCTACTTTCGGTATAGTAACCGCCATGTCTAACGCCCCCAATCTCCGTTAAATATTCGTTGCACGCCGTGCTTGTCGTGCTGATTCGTGCTAACGTGTGGCTCCACTTTGCGGCCGACTTCTTCTCCGTCGAGCTCTATCGTAAAGCTCGGGTCAATTTCCTGTATCTTACGTTCTATTTGCGCGATACCGCCCGCGATTTCAGCGAGGTATGCTTCGGACGATCCGCCCGTTGACTGCCCGCCGCCTTGTAGTGACCGGAACAGATTCGCCTGCTGGCCTTCCGTCAATACCATTTCGTTACGCAAAAGTCGTACGTCTACCTCGTTATGCATCGGCGCGTTCATTAGTTGCGAAGCTAAACCGCCAGTATGCAACTTTCCGGCAGGCGCTCCGTCGCCCGGTCGATATTGTCCGACGGGTCCTCCGTTGTGGCGGGATAGTCCGACCGAATTAAGTAGCCGCTCGCGTACGCTGACGATCTTAGTCACCGGGCTGGACGCACGGCGATTGATATCGGCGATGTCGCCACCGTCCGATACATTTACGGCCTTGTCGACGTCCTTGCCGAGTTCGTCCGTCATCTCGCCGGCCTTGGCGGTACCTTCGTCGATCTTGTCGTTTGTACCCTCTTGCGCACGCGTATTTCCGAGCATCGAATCCTCGATTAAGTCGAGTTGCGCGCGGTTTTGCTCAAGCTTACGGTTGTGCTCGTCTTCCTTACCGAGAATATCCGATTTCAACCCCGTTTCCTCTTCGATCTGTCCGACGATATTTTCGTGCTTGCTGATCTGCTCATTGAGCGTATCGACTTGCATTCCGAGGACACCGTGTTTGTCGCCCTCTTTCGATATTTGCTCCTCGATTTCCGCCTTTTCATCTCGAAGTTTCTGTAATTTCTCGTCGGCTATTTTGAGGCCTTCTTCTCCAACTTCGTTAATACCGATTTCCGTAAGGAGGATTCCGGCAATCTTTTCGTCGATGACCCCGAGCTTATCGATCTCATCCTGGTGCAATTCGAGTTTTCCGTCGATTTCCTCTTTTTGTTCCCGTAGTTTTCCGTGAGTTTCCGCCATACCGGTTTTGTGTAATTCCATTAATACGTCGCGTTCCCGTTCTAATTTAACAAGTTCCTCGCCAGTCGCGAATTCATCATTAATTAAACGGTTTATTTCACTGACCCGATCCCTTCGCTCATCCTCGGACATATTTCGCGATTCCGTTAGGATTTCGAGGCGCTTTCCTATCTCTTCTTGCTCAAGTAAATCGTCGCGATGTTCCTTACGCAACTCCGCCTCACGCTCAAGCGCGGCAATACGTTCCATCTGCAATTCCTCCAACGCCATATCGCGTAAGGATTGGATATAGTCGCGCACGGCGTCAGTCGCATCAACAACCGCATTACCTCGCTCGCTCATCGTCTGCTCTACGTGCGGAGTTTGTTCGATAATCTCGTTATTCACCGCGAGTAATTCGCTTATCTCGTCTTTCGATAACCCGGACTTTTCCGCGATGTCATCGTACGCATTTTCGAGTTTCTTCAATTCTTCGGGGTCGCTTTCTCGTTCCATCCGCTGTTGTATATCGAGTAACTCACCGATTTGATCCGTAGTTAAGCGCGACTTGCCTCGCAATTCATCGTAACGATCAGCTAATGATTCGAGCGAGTCCGCTTGCTCAATCGTAGCGTCCGCAACTTCGGCATTTACTTCCGCTGCTCGCTTCGACCGATCGTTCCACGCGACTACGCCCGCTGCTACTGCGGATAATCCGAGAATTAGCCAACCGGCCGGCCCCATTGCCGCGTATAATCCGCGTATCGCCGTACCTAGCTTTATTACCGACGTAACTACCAGCGTCACCCCTGCGGCTGTTCCCGCCATTTTTAAGCCTAACGCGACGGTTGCCGGGTCGAGATCGCCAAATTTACGCGTTAATTCCGTGGCGCGTTCGACGACATCCCGTATGACCGGGAGAAATTCTTGGCCAATCGAGATACCAATTTCGGACATCGCCGATTTAAATTCGCGGAAAGCCCCGTTTACCGTGTCGTTTTGCGTGTCGGCCATTTCTTTCGCCGCGCCTTCGGAGTTTCGGAGTTCTTCCGTATAGTTCGCAAGGCCATCTTCGCCTTCTTCGAGTAACGCGAGGAATCCGGACGCCGCTTGTGTTCCGACGAGCATTTCGGCATATTGCGTTTTTTGAACGTCCGTCATGCCTTCCATGGCATCCGATACGACTCCGATAATTTCGGACAACGGCAACATTTCGTCATTTGCGTCGGTAATTGAGATGCCGAGATCTTCCATCGCATCCTTCGTGCGTCCGGTTGGCGAGGCGAGAGATAAAAGCATCGCACGCATTGTGGTTCCGGCTTGGCTTCCCTGAATTCCGGCGTCGCTCATTTTTCCGATAGCTGCGGCGGTTTCCTCGATATCAAGACCGAGGGACGCTGCAACCGGAGCAACGTATTTCATCGCGTCCGCCAACTGCGGAAGATTCGTATTTGCGGAAGTCATTGTCGCAACTAATACGTCTACCGCCCGATCCGTTTCCTCAGCAGACATACCGAAACCCGTCATAATATTGGAAACGGCGTCCGAAGCTAACCCGAGGTCAACCGCTGCGCTTGCTGCGAGATTTAATACTCCGGGCATTGCGGATATAATTTCATTTGTGGAAAATCCTGCCATTCCTAGGAATTCCATCGCACTTGCCGCCTCGGATGCCGAAAATTGTGTGGTACTACCTAACTCTCTTGCGGTGCTCTCTAATTGCGCCATCTCTTCGTCAGTACTTCCGGTAATTGCTGCGACTCGCGCCATGCTCTGCTCGAAATCCGCCGCTACTTTTGCGCTTCCGCCGATTGCCGCTACGACGGCGCCACCGACGGCTAGTGCCCCGCGTTCAATCATTTGTAACGATTTCCTATTACGTTCCGCGGAAGAAGTATTAGCGTCCATATCGCGTTTTGCCTGCTCCATTCCCTTGCGAAATTGCTCGTTCTCCAATGTTCATTACCTTACGGCGAGTTCTTTATCTCGCCCTCGAACTTTCGTAGCGAGGATGGGATCATATCATCGTCCGCAATGGGACGGCGTGCGCTCGTGGTACTTTACTGCCGTAGCTTTCGCGTTAGGCTCCGTGTACTGATCTCTACACCTTCCGCGACTTTCGTCGGCGGCTCGGCTCGGGATTGCCATAGCTTGCGCCGTAGGTTTCCCCGAATTCACACGCTGTTTTAAGAAGCGAGTTACCTCGCAACTGCCCAATCGTTTAGGCGCGCTTTTATTTCTCCTGCGCTTGCTTGTGACATGAGTTACCTCCTTTCGTAAAATGAACAACAAAAAAAGACCGCCTTAATTGGCGATCTCGTTTAACTTAAAGTTGTCATGTAATGCTGTGTAAAACGATTTGTACTCACTTAATGACATATTGTTTTTGCTCGCGATATAATCAATAGCTTCTTCGAACTTTTTCTCACATAATCCGAACCTAACCTTGTTTACTTCGAACCATTCAAAGACATTTTTATCTTTTTTAGAACTGTTCAGATCCGGTCTGAGAGGTAATATATTTCCCACTACTGTACCACCGCACCCCCAAGACAGCGGGATAACATGATCTAAGTGCCACACCACAACTTCCCCACTTAGCGCGCACCTATCACCAAAATAAGAAGCCATTTCGGACATGTCATCTTCGGAAAATTTATAAGGTAGTGAGGATTTTCGGGTTCGTCTAATTTGCTTATAGAGGCGCATCTTTTCCGGGTTTTCCCTTCTCCATCTATTGTTCCTCTCTAAAACTTCGGCTCGGTTTTCTTCTCTATATATTCGCGGGTAGTCCGGATTTTTCTCCAACCATTTAGCGGTTCTCGCGGATTCCGACTCCCTGTTAGTGACTCTCCACATAGCTTTAGACAGATGTTCAGATTCTTTATTCCTCTGATAGTAAGACGACCTAAATTCTGAACTGCACACTTTACACCTAGGCATCCTCCCGCCAAATCCTTTGCTTGTCTTATGGAATTCATTAAGGCTTTTTAAGCTATCGCAGATACTACATACTTTGGCGGTAATTTCCCCACCCTCATCTACAGTATATTTAGTTCCTGCTCGGTTGTATTTTTCCTCCATTAACAATCGCCCCTCTCCGCTATTTGCGCAAACTTCGCGTAACACCCTCGCAAGTTAAACGCTCCTATAAGGTAACTACTAGCGAAATCGCCGTTTCGCACGGAAATCCCCAAAATAACGGAAAGTTTTACGATTTTTTATTCGCGCCATTCCCAGCCATCATCCGTAGTTGCTCGAATTTATCGCGGTCAAACGTTTCCTTCGGCTTGATTCCGGCTGCGCGTACCAGCGCGTTTCTATATTCTTTGTAATCCTCGTCTTCGAGTCGTCGCCCGTTGTTTGCTACTTGCGCGTGGTTGTCCGCTAGTCTCTGTATCGCGTCAGTTCGGCGCTTATCGTCGAGCAATTCCGGCAAGTCGACGAGGTAATATTCATTTTCAATTTGCCGTTGCGTTTTGCCGAGTATGACGGCACTTTCACGCAACCAATCGTCTATTGTTCGGTCGTCTCCGTTGTCTCCGCCTCCTGCATCGTCGGTTCCTTGCGCAGAAGGCTTCGCACGTTTTTTACCGTTTCAGCGAAGTTATTCCGTTTGTACGTCCATACGAGGTAATCCGCTACCTCCGTAATTGATGCGTTGTTTTTAAGCCATTCCGCGTCTATTTCGGATAGCACCGCGGTAGCTTCGAATATCTCCTCCGCGACAATGTCGAATAAGTGTAAAGCGGTTGATGCGCGTTCTTCCTCCGGCGTAAAGATTAACGTCGTTATCGCGCCTGGTAATTGCGAGGATACCTCGATCATCCTTCGGTATTTCGTGTACGTCAGCTTCGGTACTTCGACTTCGCGGTCACCGAGCATAACGTGTGATTTCGTTTTCTCTTTCGTAAATCTATCGCGTAATTTATCTAAAATCGGCACTCCGAGCGTCCTCCTTCCGTAGTAAAAAGGCGCCCGTTGTGAGCGCCATTAATATTCAGCGTAAAACCCGAAATTAGGGCGTGTCTGCCGCCGACTCGTCACCTAGAATAAACAATACGCCGTCGTTTTCGAGGTCTGGATACGCCACGAACGTAAGGTTCGCGATACGCTCGTTTGAGCTGTCATACGTATAATCCAAGTCGCTACGAGCGCCTGCGAGTGGAATCGTGATCCAGTCGTTTTCCGTAGTTCCCGCTGACGTAGGCTTGATTACGAGTTTCTTCGCGTTTTCGAGCATATCGTAACCTGCCTGCGCCTTAACGGTGATTTTCTTTTTGTCGCCGTCCTCTACGTATTCACTGTTCGGGATTGCTTCCGCCAGTTTTTCGAGGTCATGTAACGCGAATGGTACCGTTACTTGCGCCGATCCGCCTTGGTACACCGACTTGACGACGGTTTCGCCATATTGGTCGACTGTTACGTCGTGTACTTGTGACGTCGATTGAAATTGGATACCGCCTTTTGTAATTTTGTATGTCGTATCACCGTACTCGACTTCCGCCGGTCCGATAGGTACGTTAATTCCGTTTGCCATTTAGTCGTCCTCCTAATTAGGTTTGCGGTGCCGGCCGTATCACCGCGTTAAAATTCATCGAATAGATTGGCCGGTAGATCTCGTCCTCTCCGATATAAAAAGGCGCCGACCCTACCGGTGTGATAATCGATAGTGAGTCCGCGCCGATATTGACATCCCGCCGATTGGCGAGCGTGTCGAATATTTCGTATGCTTTCGCTTCTGCATCGGCATCCCCATTCGGTCCGCCACGTACGAGGATTTGAAACGATGGTTGCCGCTTGCCCGTCCATTCGTCGACGGGTCGTCCCGGGTGAATCACGACCGCAGCCGCTTTGTCCGGATATCCCGCCGACGTCGGAAACTTGTTCGGGACGTATTGATAATCGACTTCACCGCGCAGAAACGTAATTAAATCGATGACTCGCATTAATCGAGCACCCCTTTCACGCCGGACGCGATTTCCCGCAGCCAACGTTGTTCCTCGCCTTCCAGTGGACGCGTCAAATACTTCGGCCCGACCGTATATCCATCGGTACCTCCGCTAGTACGCGCCTGCCCCGCGCCCATGAATTCATGCGTCCATATCGCGTAGTTAAATTCACCGTATCCGCTCGAATTGGCTATCGCATTAAACGACACCTCGCCCGACAATGCGCCCGTTTTAGATCGCATGGACTTGCGGATTTGCTTGCGAAGGTATCCGGTGTGTATCGGCGCAATACTTTGTGCTATTCGTGCGAGATCGTCAACTGCGTCCATTAACCGCTTTTCCGCTTCCTTTTGCGCTCCGTTACCTTTTGCGTCAAGATGCGATAGGAAACTCGATGCGTCCCATTCCACTAGATAAACACCTCCTCAGATAAAAATTTCGGTTAATACCGGTTTTCCGCTTAACATCCGCTTTACGTTGATTTCCTTCGGCTTTCGCGTTATTGTCTGTCCGAGTTCATTCGTAAAGGATATTTCGTCGGTGTACCGGATGTCCGCAAGTTTATCGAGTAGGATCCGGGCTTGCGCCACCTGCGTACTGCCGGCGGTTGTGCCTGACCCGTCGCCGGAGCGGTTTACGACTACGTTACTTCCTTCCGCGACACGTGCCGGAATGGATACGGTCCCGTCG encodes the following:
- a CDS encoding phage tail tape measure protein codes for the protein MENEQFRKGMEQAKRDMDANTSSAERNRKSLQMIERGALAVGGAVVAAIGGSAKVAADFEQSMARVAAITGSTDEEMAQLESTARELGSTTQFSASEAASAMEFLGMAGFSTNEIISAMPGVLNLAASAAVDLGLASDAVSNIMTGFGMSAEETDRAVDVLVATMTSANTNLPQLADAMKYVAPVAASLGLDIEETAAAIGKMSDAGIQGSQAGTTMRAMLLSLASPTGRTKDAMEDLGISITDANDEMLPLSEIIGVVSDAMEGMTDVQKTQYAEMLVGTQAASGFLALLEEGEDGLANYTEELRNSEGAAKEMADTQNDTVNGAFREFKSAMSEIGISIGQEFLPVIRDVVERATELTRKFGDLDPATVALGLKMAGTAAGVTLVVTSVIKLGTAIRGLYAAMGPAGWLILGLSAVAAGVVAWNDRSKRAAEVNAEVADATIEQADSLESLADRYDELRGKSRLTTDQIGELLDIQQRMERESDPEELKKLENAYDDIAEKSGLSKDEISELLAVNNEIIEQTPHVEQTMSERGNAVVDATDAVRDYIQSLRDMALEELQMERIAALEREAELRKEHRDDLLEQEEIGKRLEILTESRNMSEDERRDRVSEINRLINDEFATGEELVKLERERDVLMELHKTGMAETHGKLREQKEEIDGKLELHQDEIDKLGVIDEKIAGILLTEIGINEVGEEGLKIADEKLQKLRDEKAEIEEQISKEGDKHGVLGMQVDTLNEQISKHENIVGQIEEETGLKSDILGKEDEHNRKLEQNRAQLDLIEDSMLGNTRAQEGTNDKIDEGTAKAGEMTDELGKDVDKAVNVSDGGDIADINRRASSPVTKIVSVRERLLNSVGLSRHNGGPVGQYRPGDGAPAGKLHTGGLASQLMNAPMHNEVDVRLLRNEMVLTEGQQANLFRSLQGGGQSTGGSSEAYLAEIAGGIAQIERKIQEIDPSFTIELDGEEVGRKVEPHVSTNQHDKHGVQRIFNGDWGR
- a CDS encoding minor capsid protein; protein product: MRVIDLITFLRGEVDYQYVPNKFPTSAGYPDKAAAVVIHPGRPVDEWTGKRQPSFQILVRGGPNGDADAEAKAYEIFDTLANRRDVNIGADSLSIITPVGSAPFYIGEDEIYRPIYSMNFNAVIRPAPQT